In Methylomagnum ishizawai, one DNA window encodes the following:
- a CDS encoding peptidoglycan-binding protein, with product MNISPEQLAAACGCRLSAARRWLGPLVQAMARYGIDTPARQADFLAQVGHESGSLAHVEEIASGADYEGRKDLGNTRPGDGKRFKGRGLIQITGRANYAAAGSALGIDLLANPERLEEPEFAALSAAWFWRSKGLNELSDLGEFDQITRRINGGTNGAADRRERRKRARAALGLDPSPALRRGDSGPEVLALQKALAARGVRVGADGVFGPATESALRGFQASHGLVADGIAGPQTMRALGL from the coding sequence ATGAATATCTCTCCCGAACAACTCGCCGCCGCCTGCGGTTGCCGCCTATCGGCCGCCCGGCGCTGGCTCGGCCCCCTCGTCCAGGCCATGGCCCGCTATGGCATCGACACGCCCGCCCGGCAAGCCGACTTCCTGGCCCAGGTCGGGCACGAGTCCGGCTCGCTGGCCCACGTGGAGGAGATCGCCAGCGGCGCGGACTACGAGGGGCGCAAGGACTTGGGCAACACCCGGCCCGGCGACGGCAAGCGCTTCAAGGGACGCGGCCTGATCCAGATCACGGGCCGGGCCAATTACGCCGCCGCCGGATCGGCGCTGGGGATCGACCTGTTGGCGAATCCCGAGCGCCTGGAGGAACCCGAGTTCGCGGCCCTGTCCGCCGCGTGGTTCTGGCGCTCCAAGGGGTTGAACGAGCTGTCCGACCTGGGCGAGTTCGATCAGATCACGCGCCGGATCAACGGCGGCACGAACGGCGCGGCGGACCGCCGGGAACGGCGCAAGCGGGCGCGGGCGGCGCTCGGGCTGGATCCGTCCCCGGCGTTGCGGCGCGGGGATTCCGGCCCGGAGGTGCTGGCCCTGCAAAAGGCGCTGGCGGCACGGGGCGTGCGGGTCGGCGCGGATGGGGTTTTCGGCCCCGCCACCGAGTCGGCGTTGCGGGGGTTCCAGGCATCGCACGGGCTGGTGGCGGATGGTATCGCCGGGCCGCAGACCATGCGGGCCTTGGGGCTATGA